The Gemmatimonadota bacterium genome contains the following window.
CTTTTCCCATGTCCTCCGCCAGCCTGAGGCCGGCGCAGACATTGGCGCCTGCAGAGATACCCACCAGGAGCCCCTCCTCCAGGCCCACGCGGCGGGCCGTCTGGTAGGCGTCCTCGTCGTCGATCAACATCACGTCGTCAATGATCGATCGGTCCAGGATGTCGGGAACGAACCCGGCGCCGATGCCCTGGATGGCGTGCACCAGGCTCTCCACGGGCTTGCCCGATATCACGGGGGACAACGAGGGTTCCACCGCGATCACGCGGATGCGTTCGTCCTTCTCCTTCAAGAATTGCCCCACGCCGGTCAGCGTTCCCCCGGTGCCCACGGCGGCCACGAAGGCGTCGATTTTACCGCCGGTCGCGTCCCAGATCTCCTCGGCCGTGGTCTTGCGGTGAATTTCCACGTTGGCGGGGTTCTTGAACTGCTGGGGCATGAAGTAGTCGGGATGTTCGGCGAGGATCTCCTCCGCCTTCTGCACGGCGCCGGCCATGCCCAGCATGCCCGGTGTCAGCACCAGCTCCGCGCCGTAGGAGGTCAGCAGCACGCGCCGCTCCGAACTCATGTTGTCCGGCATCACGAGGATGACCTTGTAGCCCCGTACCGCGGCCACCATGCTC
Protein-coding sequences here:
- the cysK gene encoding cysteine synthase A, which codes for MASGNGIYDSALDLIGNTPLVRLNRINNVPGVDLLGKLESGNPGGSVKDRVGLSMILDAEQQGLLKPGGTIVEPTSGNTGLGLSMVAAVRGYKVILVMPDNMSSERRVLLTSYGAELVLTPGMLGMAGAVQKAEEILAEHPDYFMPQQFKNPANVEIHRKTTAEEIWDATGGKIDAFVAAVGTGGTLTGVGQFLKEKDERIRVIAVEPSLSPVISGKPVESLVHAIQGIGAGFVPDILDRSIIDDVMLIDDEDAYQTARRVGLEEGLLVGISAGANVCAGLRLAEDMGKGRIVTILCDTGERYLSIREYFEGQSD